The genomic DNA CGGAGCAGCCGGGCGGCCCAGCGGAGCTTTTCGGCCTTCGCTGCGGAGACGGCCGTATCGTCGAAGTCCCATCCCGGGAACACCAGCCGGTCGGCCCCGCAGGCGTCGGCGAGAAACGCCGCACGGTCGCCGTCGGTGAAGCCACCGGGATTTACCACTGGGGGCCGGGGAGCGGCCTGTGTCGTCGGCAACACCGACCCGACGTCGATGGCCGGCACGTACGCCTCTATGAGGTCGACGTTGTCACCGTGGGCGTGAACAGCGACCGGCGTTCCGGCCGCCGCGAGTTCGACCGCAGTCTCGGGATTCTTGTCGAGGTCGGTTACCATGCAGTCGACGGCGACACCGGCGTCTCGGCAGACATCGGCGGCTGTCGAGGCGGCGACGACGGTGTCGGCACGCCGTGCCCGGTCGAGGTCAGCAGCAAGCGACGGGCCACCGCCACAGACGGCGACCGTTCCCGGAAGGTCGATGCTGTCGCTTTTCAGCGGCGCGGCATCGGTGACTAACCCGAAGAGCACGTCGCGCGCCGCAACGTCTCCAGCGGCGTCGTAGCCGAACGCCGTCAGTATCGCCTCATACGCCGGTTGCCACTCTCGGTGAAGCATCGCCACTAAACAATGTGAAAGACTGGGCCCCGAGGACACCGTTGGCCCCTACCCGACTGTGTCCTCCGGGCTTCCAATCGTGCGTTCCGGGGCCTTCGGTATAAGCTTTCTTGTACTGTGGGCCGTGCGTCTGCCATCCGTCAGACGCCGCCAAACTGGGCCGAGAGCTCCGTTATCGCCTCGCTGGCCCGCTGGGGCGCGTCGGCATCGTCCTCGATGGCCGTCCGCAGCGTCTTGAAGCCATCGGCCGTTCCGACGACGACGAGCCGGTCGCCGTGGTAGGTTTCGAGCCCTACCGTTCGGGCCTGTTCGCCCAGATACGCCGCCGGCCCCGACGGCAATCCAAAGGCGACAGCGTGCGGAAGCACCGACGGCTCCGGAGCGTCGTCAACTGTCCGGCCGAGATGGCGAGCCAGTTCCCGGTCCGTCGTCACGTCGAGTGCTTCGAAGCCGGAACCGTTTGCCCGCTCCGGAGTGAACTCGTGGCCGACAAGCGCCGCATCCCGTGTCTCGGCGACATCGTGGGTTCGGATGACGTGTGCGCCCCGTTCGACGGCCATCGACGTCGCCGCCAGCGACACCGGCAGCGCGGCCTCGGTGTCGCGGCCGGCGATATCGCGCAGGAAGTTCTTCCGGTTGATAGAGACGAGCAGCGGCCGGCCGTAGGCGCGGAACTCCCGCAGCCGCCGGAACGTCTCGCGGTCGTCCTCGATGGTCTTCGTTTCGCTCCAGCCGCCGAAGGCCGGGTCAAGGATCGTCTTCTCGGTAAACCCGTTCTGTTCTAATGCCGCATAGATGTCGTCGACATCGTCGATTGCGCCCGGCCGTTCAAGATCCGGCGGCGAGGCCATCTTCGAGACGGCGACATCGTACTCCGCACAGACGGTCGTCATCTCCGGGTCGGCGAAGCCGCAGATGTCGTTTACCATGTCAAAACCAGCGTCAAGGGCGGCCTCCGCGACCTCGTGGTACCGGGTCTCGATGGACCAGACGGCGTCACCGGAGGTCGAACGCAGCGTCTCGACAGCGGTGTCGAGCCGGTCGAGTTCTTGGTCGGCCGACAGCACCTCGAACTTTTTGTTTGCTGACTCCAGCCCGACGTCGACGATGTCAGCGCCCTCGCCGATGAGGTCCTCGTCGACGTAGCGGGCCGCCTCGTCGGGCTCATCGAAGACGCTTGGGTCGTAGGGGGATTCCTCGGAGACGTTCAACACGCCCATGATTCGTGGCGGGTGGTCGTCGCCGATCTGCAGGCCAGCGGCGTCTACCGTTCGCATACCGTTTCAGTCGGCCCGCGACGGGTAAAGCCGACCGAAACCGGCAGGCCCGCCCCGTGATACGGCTTCACAATTGCGCCGAGACGGACGCGCTTATACGCGGCGGCTGCCAAGCCGGACCAGCCACATGCCGAACATCGCTGTCGCCGTCGTCGGCGCGGAGACACCGGGCAACGTCGGCACCATCGCCCGCTCGATGAAGAACTTCGGGCTCTCGGAGCTGTATCTCGTCGACCCGCCGGAGCTTGACCCCGACGGCGAGGCGTACGGCTTCGCCGGCCACGCCCGCGAGGACGTGCTTCCGAACGCCACCGAAGTCGAGTTTTCGTATCTGACAGAGCAGTTCTACACGGTCGCCTGCACCGCGACAACCAACGAGGACGCGACGAAACACGTCCGGTACCCGTTCATCGAGCCGGCGGCGCTCTCCGACGAGCTGGCTGGCCTCGACGCCGACGTGTGTATCGTCTTCGGCCGCGAACGCGTCGGCCTGACGAACGACGAACTCGCCCAGCTGGACCGTATCTGTTCGATTCCAGCCGACGGCGACTACCCCGTGTTGAACCTCGCACAGGCCGCAACAATTGTCCTCTATGAGCTCCGCGAACTGACCGTCGAAGAGACCCAACATCCAAAGCAGGCCCACGAACGGGCCGACGAACACGAAATTGAGGGACTCCACGAGACGTTCTCGGAATACCTCCACGAGGTCGGCCATCCGGAGGAGAAGATACCCAAAACCGAGCGGCTCTTCCGCCGGCTGGCCGGCCGCGCCAGCCCGACCGGCCGAGAGGCCCGGACGCTACGCGGCGTGCTCCGCCGTGGCGCGCTGGTCGCCAGCGGCGAAATCCCGCGCCCAGGTACGTCGGACCCCGGAGACGAACCGAATCAGAAGGACGAATCGAATCGGGAAAACGAGTAGCTAGGCGCGCTTCTGTATCTCTTCTCGCAGCAGTTCGGAGACGACTTCACCGTCGGCCTTGCCGCGGAGCTGGCCCATACACTCGCCCATGAGTCCGGAGAACGCCCCCATGCCCTCAGCCTCTACTTGGTCGGCGTTGCGCTCGATAACCTCGACGACGGCTTCGCGGACCGTCTCGCGGTCGACACCGCCGAGACCGGCCTCCTCGACGGCCGCTTCGGCGGTGAGCGATGGGTCGTCGGCGAGCGTCTCCAGCGCCGGATTGATACCTTCCTGCGGCAGGTCGCCGGCCTCGACGAGTTCAAGGACAGAGAGCAGATGCTCGTCGGTGAGATTTTCGACGGCAACGTCGTCGCGTCGCAGTTCCGTTAGGGTCGACGCAAGCGTGCCGGCGGCGGTCGTCGGGTCAACACCGCGGTCGACGGCCGTCTCGAAGACGGGCATGTATCGTCCGTATGCGACCTGCTCAGCCAGTCCGGCGTCGAGTCCGAGGTCGGACTGATAGCGGTCGACTCGCTCGGTCAAAAGCTCCGGTGGGTCGATGTCGCTTGGGTCCGGTTCGACCGGCGGCACGTCCGTTTCGGGGTACATCCGCGCTGCACCCGGCAGCGGCCGCAGATAGCGGGAGGTGCCGTCCTCGTTTGCCCCGCGAGTCTCCTCGGGGACGCCTTCGATGGCCGTCTCGGCGCGGTCGGCAACGGCCTCGATGGCCGTCTCGGCGACGTCGGTGTCAGCGGCGACCAGCGCGACGGCATCGGCCGCATCGGCTCCGACAGCGTCTCGGAGCGCTTCGACCTCGGCCTCGCTGACGCCGTAGGCCGGGAGTTCGTCGGTATGGAAGATGCCGCCCGCGCCGTGCCGCTTGGCGTGGTCGGAAAGCTCGGTGCCGAGCCGACGGTCGGGCTGGATTTCGCGGCCAACGAGGCCGTCGAACCCATCGAGCCGAACCGCTTCGACGCGTTCTGCCCCCGCGATGACGCCGCTTTCGGTGTCCTCGAAGACCTCGGTCACATCTCGTGGCTCGCCGACGGCAGCATCGCGCTCCCGGAGCGTCTCGGCGATGTCGAGCAGCTCGATTTGCCGGCCGACCTCGTTTTCGACGAGGTCGTCGATGTCGTCGAGGCTCTGGACGCCCTTCATCTCGACGCGTGCGCCCTCCTCGATGGAGACGTTGACGTCCTGTCGGATGGTTCCGAGGCCGCGTTTCACCTTGCCCGTCGAGCGGAGCAACATCCCGATTCGCTCGGCGGCCTCGCGGGCCTGCGTCGGCGTCCGGATATCCGGTTTCGTGCCGATTTCGACAAGCGGGATGCCCAGCCGGTCGAGGCCGTATGTGACGCCGTCGTCGTGTTCTTCGATGCGAGCGGCCGACTCCTCTTCCAGCAGCATATCTGCGATGCGGACCGCTCCCTCGTCGGTCTCGATTTCGCCGTCGGTCGCCAGCAGCGTCGACCGCTGGAAGCCGGAGGTGTTCGAGCCGTCGACGACGATTTTCCGCATCACCTGCGCCTGGTCGACGACGCTGCAGTCCAGCAGCGTCGCAATCTCCATCGCCGTCGCAAGCGCCTCCTCGTCGAGACGGTGTGGCGGTTCGTCGTCTTCTTCGACGAGACAGGTCGTATCAAAGGCGAGATACTCGAACTCCCGGTCGACGCGGGATTCTTCGAGCGCCGCCTCGTCGAGTTCGCCGAGCTCCGATTTCGTCGGATGGAGATAACGGGTAAACGAGCGGACCGCCTCCTCGGGTTCCCGGCGTTCTGTCGGACAGTTACAGAAGAGCTTGGTCTCGGTATCGAGCTGCTGGTGGATTTCCAGCCCGGCGACGAGACCCAGGTCCTCGTAGTCGTAGCTCATTGCCTGTCGATGCGTCGGCGACGGTCAAAAAAGACACCATCCGCACGGGTCGGCAGTCGGTCGTTACTCGAAGTCGCCTTCCTCAAGCGCGGCCCGAAGCACCATACCGAGCGCAAGGTGCTGGCGGGCGGCCTCCGCGATGTCGGATTGGGCCTCCGTAGCGTCGTCGAGGGTGTATTCCTTGGTCTTGACGAGTTCGCGCTGTTCGAGTACGTCCTCGTCACAGAGGTCATGCAGGCGCGGATACACCGTGCCGGGGCTGAGAATCGTGTCGAACTCCTGTGCGAGGTCGTCGAGCAGCTGCTTGCCGTGCGTGTCGGAGCTCCGCAGCGCCACAAGCGAAAGCAGCAGCTCGTCCAGCGAGGATTTGACGTGGGTTTCTTCGAACGAGAAGCCGTCCGTGCCGAAAAGCGAGGCCTCAACCTCGTCGACGACTTCGGAAATCGCCGTTCCCGGCGCTTCGCTCTGCCCGGTACCGTCCAGCTCGGCCCGGAGCTGGGAGACGGTTATTGACTGGTCGCTTTCTGCCGACCCGAGCTGGGCGGTGGGGTCCATCTCTGTCATCGGTATACTGTACTCACCCCGAAGTATATAACAGCGCCCCGCGTTTTCAATCGGCGAATAATGGCCGTTGGATTTTTATACAAGAAGTAGCTGACAGTCAGTCGTCGCCGAGGATGACCCGCTCGGTCATCGCCTTCGGGTCAAGCACTTCGTCGGCTTCCGCCTCGGTGAGGTAGCCTTCCTCGACAGCGACCTCGCGGACGGTTTTGCCCTCTTTGAGCGCCTGTTTTGCGACCTTGGACGCCTTATCGTAGCCAATGGCGGGGTTCAGCGCCGTCGCGAGCGCCATCGACTGTTCGACCTTCGTCCGGCAGTGGTCGGCGTTGGCTTCGAGCTTGCCGACGAACCGCTCGCCGAAGAGTTCGGCGCTACTGGCGATAATCGAGGCGCTCTGCAGGAAGTTGTACGCGAGCACCGGCTTGTAGAGGTTCAGGTCGATTTCGCCGCGCGCCGCGCCGGCCGACACCGCCGCGTCGTTGCCGATGACCTGCTTGTGGACCTGATTGACCGATTCAGCGACGACCGGGTTGATTTTGCCGGGCATAATGGAGCTCCCCGGCTGGTTTTCGGGCTGTTCGACCTCGCCGAGACCGTTCCGCGGCCCCGAGGCGAGCAGTCGGAGGTCGTTGGCGATTTTGTTCATCGAGCCGGCGACGGTCCGGAGCGCGCCGTGGGCCTCGCTCATCGCGTCGTGGGCGGCCTGGGCCTCGAAGTGGTTGTCCGCCTCGCGGAACGAAAGGCCCGTCTCCTCGGAGATGTATTCGGCGGCCCGCTCGGGGAACTCCGGATGCGTGTTGAGCCCCGTCCCGGTGGCCGTGCCACCGAGGGCGAGTTCTTCGAGCCGTTCGGTCGCGCCTTCGACGCGGTCGATACCCTTCTCGATTTGGGTCCGGTAGCCGCCGAACTCCTGTCCGAGCCGGACGGGCGTGGCGTCTTGCAGGTGGGTGCGGCCGGTCTTGACGACGGCATCGAATTCGTCTTCCTTAGCCGCCAGTTCCTCAGCAAGCGTCTCAAGCCCCGGAAGGACGTCTTTCCGGGCGGCCTCCAGCGACGCAACGTGCATCGCGGTCGGAATCACGTCGTTGCTCGATTGGCCGTAGTTGACGTGGTCGTTGGGGTGGATTTCACGGGTGCCGATTTCACCGCCGTAAATCTCGGTCGCCCGGTTGGCGATGACCTCGTTTGCGTTCATGTTCGAGGACGTCCCCGAGCCGGTCTGGAAGACATCGACCGGGAACTGGTCGTCGTGTTCGCCGGCGATGACCTCGTCGGCGGCCTCGATGATGGCTTCGGCCTTGTCGGCCTCCAGCAGCTCGAGGTCGAGGTTCGCCTTCGCGGCGGACTTCTTGACGATGCCGAGCGCGCGGATGAACCGGCGCTGGAAAGTGATGCCTGAGACGGGGAAGTTCCCGAGCGCGCGTTGGGTCTGTGCGCCCCAGTAGGCGTCGGCCGGCACTTCCATCTCGCCGAGGCTGTCCCGTTCAATGCGGTAGTCCGTGTCCTCGTCTGCCATAGGCGGCATCTCGTACGGGGGGACGTAAAACGCACCGAAACGAGACCGGCGTGGTCACTCGGGAGTGCGGGTCGTAAGCTCCAGCGCGTGGATGTCGGTCGTCATCGCCTCGCCGAGGGCGTCGTAGACCAGCTGGTGTTGGTCGACGAGCGATAGCTCCTCGAACGCCGGGGAGACGACGGTCGCTTCGAGGTGGTCGTCGTCGTGTTTCCCGCGGGCGCGGCTGACGGTCGCCTCGCAGTCTTCGAGCGCTGCCTCGATTTCGGCCTCGACGTCTTCGGGCGTCATATCACGCCGTGCGGGCGCGGCGACCAAAAGCCCGCCGTCCCCGGCCAGCCCGGACGCCGCCAGCGACCAACCGAGCGGCTTTACCGTCCCGGCGACCAGCCCGCGGTATGGACTGTACCGTCGTTCGGTACGGCGAACTCGGCGTCAAGGGGCAGTCGGTTCGTCGACGCATGGAGACGCGGCTCCGCGAGAATATCGCGGCAGCCCTTGAGTCCGACGGCATCTCCGGCTCCGTCGAGCGGCGACACGGCCGGCTCGTGGTACACACCACTGCGCCGGAAGCAGCCGCCCGAGCCGTCACAGCGGTTCCCGGTGTCGCCTCGGCAAGCCCCGCTGTGCGGGTCTCGCCGGAGGCCGCCGAGATTGAAGCCGCACTCGCCGACCTCGCGCGCGGCCGCGAGTTCGACAGCTACGCCGTCCGCGCATCGCGCGCCCGCGATGACCACCCGTTTACGAGCCCCGAACTGGAGCAAAGCGGCGGGGCAGCCGTCGGCGAGGTGACGGACGCAACAGTCGACCTTGAGGCCCCGGCGGTGACCTTCGAAGCCGACGTACGGCCGGACGTGGCCTACGTTTTCGCAGCCCGGCACGAGGGACCGGGGGGGCTCCCGGTCGGCACACAAGCCCCGCTCGTGGCGTTGGTCTCCGGCGGCATCGACTCGCCGGTCGCCGCCGCAGAGATGCTCCGCCGGGGGGCACCGGTCATTCCGGTCTACGTCGACCTCGGCGACTACGGCGGTGTCGACCACCGTGCTCGGGCCATCTCGACCTGCGAGCGGCTCGCAGCGCGTGCGCCCAACACCGACTGCCGACCCTACGTCGTCGACGGCGGCGATACTCTCGACGACATCGCGTCGGCACTGGACCGGGGGCGGATGCTTTCGGTGCGGCGGTACTTTTTCGCCGTCGCCGAGGCCATCGCCGAAATCGAGGACGCCGCCGGCATCGTCACTGGCGAGGCCCTCGGACAGAAATCGAGCCAGACCGCCCGGAACCTGCAGGTCACCTCCGCGGCGGTCGAACTGCCGGTCCATCGGCCGCTGCTCTCGATGGACAAACCGGAAATCACCGAGCGGGCACGGAAGCTGGGAACCTACGAGGAAGCGACGATACAGGCCGGCTGCAACCGGCTGGCCCCGGACACCCCCGAGACAGACGGCCGCCTCGAAAAGCTCCGCGACCTCGAACCCGACAACCTTCTGGAACGCGCCCGTGAGGACGCGCTGGCCGCAACACGGGTGTCGCTTTCGGACGCCTGAGCGCGGTCAGGTCCAGCGGTCCAGCCCTGTCTGGATGACGGACTCCTCGATGCGTTCGAAGCCGCGTTCGACCTCGTCGGCCGGCACCCCCCACGTCTCGGTGACGAACTCGCGTGCGCGCTCGAAGTCCGGGTCGATGTCCGTATCGTAGTCGTAGTCGTCTGTGACCGCGGGGTCGAGAAACAGCTCGCGGATGCGGTCGGCGTGGGGGATGTCGTCGTCGCGGGCCGCCAACACGCTCCGAAGGTCGCCGTGTTCATGAATCAGTTTCACGGCGGTTTTCGGTCCAACGCCGGAGAGTCCCTCGTTGAAATCGGTCCCCATCAGGATGGCGGCGTCAACGAGGCCCTCCCAACTCAGGTCGTGGGTCGAAAGCGTCGCCTCGAAATCCATGCACTCGGGGTCGCCGTTGCTCGTCAGCCCCCGCAGCGTGTACGGAGCGCCAAGCAAGAGCGCGTCGTAGTCCTCCGAGCCGACGTAGTCGGCGTCGCCGCGTCGAGCCATGTGAGCAGCCTGTGCCTCCCCTTCAGCGGGCGCTTCGACGACCGGCACGTCGAGCCGTGCAAGGAGCTCGCGGGTTGTCTCTACAATCGTGTCCGTGAGCCGCTGGGTCCGAGACTCGAGGGCGGCGATTTCGGCGGCGTCGGTCTCGTCGCGTTCCTTTGCGGCTTCGAGCTGTGCCTCGTAGCGTTCGCGCTGGTCGCGTCGCTTTTCGACCTCGTCGGCTTTCAGGTCGGAGACACCACCGTCGAAGACGAACACCGGCGTCACGTCGTGTTCGAAGAACTTGGGCAGCCCCTGGACGACGCCGATGAGGTTGGCGACCTCCTCGCCGTCGGCGGTCGTGTACGCCTCGCTCCGGGTGAACTTGACGGTGGTCGTCAGGTACCGATACAGCCAGTTGTGGGCGTCGACAGCCACGACCGACCCGCCGAGTTCGTCGAACGGCTTGGGCTCGATGGCCGCCAGCGTCCGGAGGTCCGCGTTTCCCATTGTGCCCGGGTTCGCACGGCGCGGGCTTGAAATCGCCGGTCGGCGGACGACGAGAGTGTTTTCAACCTGAGGCGGCTACCGTAGAGCAATGAGTCGTCGGCAGACCGTCGACCGTGCCGCAGTGGCCGTCTTCGCCGCCTTCTCGATTGCCGGACTCTTTGTCTTCCGAGCGGCAATGGGCTGGTCAGTCACGGACCCGTACGTCCCGGCCGGCGTCCACGAGGCGCTGCCGGCGACGGCCTGGATTTCCGTTGTTCCGCTGTTCGTCCTCGTGGGGCTGCTGGCGGCGATCTTCGTATACCGGCTCTCGGGCGTTCCGATGCCCGGCAGCCGGTATCGCGACTAGTCCGTGGGCTCGGGGGGCGTTGCCTGTCGCTTCCGACGTAGGAAGGCCGTCTCTGCTTGTTCGAGGTCACGTTCGCGGTACCGGTCGAGGCCACGCTGGTACGTCTCCTTCGAGCGGTCCGGCGCGGGCGCGTCAGTCGGTCGCTCCAATATCAGCTCCGCGATGCCGGTCGTTTCGCCGGTGTATGCAAACCCCGCCCGGTAGAGCGCCTCGTAGGCGAAGGGGTTGTTCACCGCGATTTTGGCCGTCGCATAGCCGCGCCTTTCGGCCCGTGCGACGACGAAGCGGCAGAGCCGCGGGCCGAGCCCCTCGCCGCGGCGGTCCGCCCGGACGGTGACATACCGAAGCCACAGCGTCTCCGGAGCGGTCCGGTCGGCGTTGAACGCGACGGCGGCGACAATATCGTCGTCGAAGTCGCGTTCGGTGTCGGCACCGCTCGGGTCGCGGACGACGGCCTTGCCCGTCGAAGACATGACGAACTTGCCCGCGTAGCTGAATTGACGGTAATCAAGCCGCAGGGTCGGTCCGTCAGGGGGCCACCCGAGCAGTTCCGGCTCCATAGCGGGGCTTGTGGGACAACGATGTTATGGCCGGCGGTCGATGGCCGCGTATGCGCTGGGATGTACAGGCCTTCGACCTGTTTGCGCCGCTGTACGACATCTGGATGCCGTCGGCCGACGAGACCGCGCTCCGAAAGGGACTGGCGTGTGCCGACCGCGAGGGAGACCGAATCATCGATGTCGGCGGCGGCTCCGGGCGGGCCGCCCGGACTGTCGGCGCGACAGTCGTCGACCCTGCTGCCGGAATGCTGGCGCGGGCGCGGGCCAAAGGGCTCGAAACCGTCCAGGCGAGCGCGACCGACCTCCCTCATCCGGACGACTCGGTCGATGCCGTCATCGTCGTCGACGCGCTTCACCATTTCCCCGACCCCGAGGCGGGCCTCGCGGAGATATCGCGCGTGCTCGCGCCGGGCGGCGTCCTCGTCGTCCGCGAGTTCGACCGCTCGACACGGCGTGGCCGGCTCCTCGAAGCCGGCGAGCATCTGTTCGGCTTCGAATCGACGTTCTACACTGCCGCGGAGCTAGAAGCAGCCATCGAGGCGGCCGGGTTGGAGGCACGTCCGGTCGAGTACGGCTTCGAGACGACTGTTTGCGGCGTCGCACCCGCCGGCAGGGACGACGAGTAGCC from Natronomonas pharaonis DSM 2160 includes the following:
- a CDS encoding RNA methyltransferase, with translation MPNIAVAVVGAETPGNVGTIARSMKNFGLSELYLVDPPELDPDGEAYGFAGHAREDVLPNATEVEFSYLTEQFYTVACTATTNEDATKHVRYPFIEPAALSDELAGLDADVCIVFGRERVGLTNDELAQLDRICSIPADGDYPVLNLAQAATIVLYELRELTVEETQHPKQAHERADEHEIEGLHETFSEYLHEVGHPEEKIPKTERLFRRLAGRASPTGREARTLRGVLRRGALVASGEIPRPGTSDPGDEPNQKDESNRENE
- a CDS encoding GNAT family N-acetyltransferase; its protein translation is MEPELLGWPPDGPTLRLDYRQFSYAGKFVMSSTGKAVVRDPSGADTERDFDDDIVAAVAFNADRTAPETLWLRYVTVRADRRGEGLGPRLCRFVVARAERRGYATAKIAVNNPFAYEALYRAGFAYTGETTGIAELILERPTDAPAPDRSKETYQRGLDRYRERDLEQAETAFLRRKRQATPPEPTD
- a CDS encoding 6-hydroxymethylpterin diphosphokinase MptE-like protein, with product MLHREWQPAYEAILTAFGYDAAGDVAARDVLFGLVTDAAPLKSDSIDLPGTVAVCGGGPSLAADLDRARRADTVVAASTAADVCRDAGVAVDCMVTDLDKNPETAVELAAAGTPVAVHAHGDNVDLIEAYVPAIDVGSVLPTTQAAPRPPVVNPGGFTDGDRAAFLADACGADRLVFPGWDFDDTAVSAAKAEKLRWAARLLRWLELRRNEEFGVLDGRRGDIRLPWLA
- a CDS encoding tRNA sulfurtransferase, with product MDCTVVRYGELGVKGQSVRRRMETRLRENIAAALESDGISGSVERRHGRLVVHTTAPEAAARAVTAVPGVASASPAVRVSPEAAEIEAALADLARGREFDSYAVRASRARDDHPFTSPELEQSGGAAVGEVTDATVDLEAPAVTFEADVRPDVAYVFAARHEGPGGLPVGTQAPLVALVSGGIDSPVAAAEMLRRGAPVIPVYVDLGDYGGVDHRARAISTCERLAARAPNTDCRPYVVDGGDTLDDIASALDRGRMLSVRRYFFAVAEAIAEIEDAAGIVTGEALGQKSSQTARNLQVTSAAVELPVHRPLLSMDKPEITERARKLGTYEEATIQAGCNRLAPDTPETDGRLEKLRDLEPDNLLERAREDALAATRVSLSDA
- the fen gene encoding flap endonuclease-1, encoding MGNADLRTLAAIEPKPFDELGGSVVAVDAHNWLYRYLTTTVKFTRSEAYTTADGEEVANLIGVVQGLPKFFEHDVTPVFVFDGGVSDLKADEVEKRRDQRERYEAQLEAAKERDETDAAEIAALESRTQRLTDTIVETTRELLARLDVPVVEAPAEGEAQAAHMARRGDADYVGSEDYDALLLGAPYTLRGLTSNGDPECMDFEATLSTHDLSWEGLVDAAILMGTDFNEGLSGVGPKTAVKLIHEHGDLRSVLAARDDDIPHADRIRELFLDPAVTDDYDYDTDIDPDFERAREFVTETWGVPADEVERGFERIEESVIQTGLDRWT
- a CDS encoding BolA family protein; translation: MTPEDVEAEIEAALEDCEATVSRARGKHDDDHLEATVVSPAFEELSLVDQHQLVYDALGEAMTTDIHALELTTRTPE
- a CDS encoding helix-turn-helix transcriptional regulator; this encodes MTEMDPTAQLGSAESDQSITVSQLRAELDGTGQSEAPGTAISEVVDEVEASLFGTDGFSFEETHVKSSLDELLLSLVALRSSDTHGKQLLDDLAQEFDTILSPGTVYPRLHDLCDEDVLEQRELVKTKEYTLDDATEAQSDIAEAARQHLALGMVLRAALEEGDFE
- a CDS encoding class II fumarate hydratase, with amino-acid sequence MADEDTDYRIERDSLGEMEVPADAYWGAQTQRALGNFPVSGITFQRRFIRALGIVKKSAAKANLDLELLEADKAEAIIEAADEVIAGEHDDQFPVDVFQTGSGTSSNMNANEVIANRATEIYGGEIGTREIHPNDHVNYGQSSNDVIPTAMHVASLEAARKDVLPGLETLAEELAAKEDEFDAVVKTGRTHLQDATPVRLGQEFGGYRTQIEKGIDRVEGATERLEELALGGTATGTGLNTHPEFPERAAEYISEETGLSFREADNHFEAQAAHDAMSEAHGALRTVAGSMNKIANDLRLLASGPRNGLGEVEQPENQPGSSIMPGKINPVVAESVNQVHKQVIGNDAAVSAGAARGEIDLNLYKPVLAYNFLQSASIIASSAELFGERFVGKLEANADHCRTKVEQSMALATALNPAIGYDKASKVAKQALKEGKTVREVAVEEGYLTEAEADEVLDPKAMTERVILGDD
- a CDS encoding class I SAM-dependent methyltransferase, with amino-acid sequence MRWDVQAFDLFAPLYDIWMPSADETALRKGLACADREGDRIIDVGGGSGRAARTVGATVVDPAAGMLARARAKGLETVQASATDLPHPDDSVDAVIVVDALHHFPDPEAGLAEISRVLAPGGVLVVREFDRSTRRGRLLEAGEHLFGFESTFYTAAELEAAIEAAGLEARPVEYGFETTVCGVAPAGRDDE
- the folP gene encoding dihydropteroate synthase — translated: MRTVDAAGLQIGDDHPPRIMGVLNVSEESPYDPSVFDEPDEAARYVDEDLIGEGADIVDVGLESANKKFEVLSADQELDRLDTAVETLRSTSGDAVWSIETRYHEVAEAALDAGFDMVNDICGFADPEMTTVCAEYDVAVSKMASPPDLERPGAIDDVDDIYAALEQNGFTEKTILDPAFGGWSETKTIEDDRETFRRLREFRAYGRPLLVSINRKNFLRDIAGRDTEAALPVSLAATSMAVERGAHVIRTHDVAETRDAALVGHEFTPERANGSGFEALDVTTDRELARHLGRTVDDAPEPSVLPHAVAFGLPSGPAAYLGEQARTVGLETYHGDRLVVVGTADGFKTLRTAIEDDADAPQRASEAITELSAQFGGV
- the gatE gene encoding Glu-tRNA(Gln) amidotransferase subunit GatE; translation: MSYDYEDLGLVAGLEIHQQLDTETKLFCNCPTERREPEEAVRSFTRYLHPTKSELGELDEAALEESRVDREFEYLAFDTTCLVEEDDEPPHRLDEEALATAMEIATLLDCSVVDQAQVMRKIVVDGSNTSGFQRSTLLATDGEIETDEGAVRIADMLLEEESAARIEEHDDGVTYGLDRLGIPLVEIGTKPDIRTPTQAREAAERIGMLLRSTGKVKRGLGTIRQDVNVSIEEGARVEMKGVQSLDDIDDLVENEVGRQIELLDIAETLRERDAAVGEPRDVTEVFEDTESGVIAGAERVEAVRLDGFDGLVGREIQPDRRLGTELSDHAKRHGAGGIFHTDELPAYGVSEAEVEALRDAVGADAADAVALVAADTDVAETAIEAVADRAETAIEGVPEETRGANEDGTSRYLRPLPGAARMYPETDVPPVEPDPSDIDPPELLTERVDRYQSDLGLDAGLAEQVAYGRYMPVFETAVDRGVDPTTAAGTLASTLTELRRDDVAVENLTDEHLLSVLELVEAGDLPQEGINPALETLADDPSLTAEAAVEEAGLGGVDRETVREAVVEVIERNADQVEAEGMGAFSGLMGECMGQLRGKADGEVVSELLREEIQKRA